AGTAAATTGTTATTTAAGTAGTCAGAATTCAGAATTCAGTAGAAATTCCTTGCATTCCTTTAGAGTTTTTAAACCCTTGAGTTGTACCCAAAAATTATTCTGACTACTGAATACTGACTACTGACTACTGGCTACTAAGTAGTTCAGCAAATTATATTAAAGCTGGTGGTTCTCGAATGAGTACTTTTCTGGTCACCGGAGGGGGGGGCTTCATTGGTTCTAACCTAACCATCGCTCTGGTTGAGCAAGGCCATAAGGTAAAGGTTTTGGATAATTTTTCTACCGGCAGCCTGGACAATTTGACGCCGGTTTTGAATGAAATAGCGGTGCATAAAGGGGATCTGCGAAACCTTAATGATGTCCGGCAGGCTGTTAAGGGAGTTGATGCAGTTTTTCACCAGGGCGCGTTGCCGTCAGTGCCGAGGTCGGTGGCAGACCCATTGACGACCAGTGAAGTTAATATTAACGGGACACTGAATATTTTTCAGGCCTCCAGGGATGCCGGCGTCAGGAGAGTGGTCTATGCTTCCTCATCTTCTGTTTATGGTGTCAATGATATCCTTCCAAAAGTTGAAAGTATGACTCCCTGCCCAATGTCGCCTTATGCGGCTACCAAACTTGCCGGGGAAGTATTCGGAAGGATTTTTTATGAGCTGTATGGTTTGGAAACAGTGGGACTGAGGTATTTTAACGTTTTTGGTCCGCGGCAAAACCCAAAATCAGAGTATGCCGCGGTTATTCCCCGGTTTATCAAAGCATTGTTGGATAAAACGCCGCCGGTAGTATACGGTGACGGAGAGCAGTCCCGGGATTTTACTTTCGTTGACGATGTTGTCCAGGCAAATCTTTTGTCCTGGCGGGCGGCGGGAGTTGCCGGGAAAGTTGTCAATATCGCCGGTGGCAACAGAATTACTTTGAATGGGTTATTGAATGTTTTAAAGGGAATTACCGGCTCGCAAATGGAGGCAATATATTCTGAAGCACGGCCGGGTGATGTAAAGCACTCAATGGCGAGCATAGAAAAAGCTTCCGGTCTACTCGGTTTTTCTCCAAAAACCAGTTTAGAAAAAGGATTAAGGTCAACAGTTGAATGGTTAAAAAACATAGTGCGCCCCGGGTAATTCATGTAACCACAATCGGTATAACTTCTTACCGGGCTCTGCTGGCTCAATGCAGGTACTTCCGCCAGAAAGGTGTTGAGGTGGGGTTTGTTTTCAGCCCTTCCCCAGAGGGTGAGATGCTGCGTCAATTGGGATTCCCGGTAGAGGAGATTTATATCGACAGAAAGATTAATATCTGGTCAGATTCGAGGTCGATATATAAATTGCTCCGTTATTTCCGGACCGTAAGACCGGATATTGTCCATACCCATACTTCCAAGGCGGGAGTAGTGGGCAGGGTGGCTGCCAGACTCGCGGGTGTTCCCAACATCATTCACACAGTACATGGATTTCCCTTTCACCCGGGAATGCCAAAGCTTAAACGATGGGTCTATGAGCAAATTGAGAGACGAATGGCCGGGATCACGGACTTCATGCTGTCCCAAAGTGAAGAGGATGTTGTTAACGCTTCTAATATGGGTATTAAGCCGCGTAAGGGTGATTTGCTGCACATTGGCAACGGTGTTGACCTGGCTGAATTTGATCCGGACGAATATTCCTCCGGGCGGAGATTCCGTGTCAGGGAAAGACTGGCAATCGGTGAAAAAGAGCCGGTAATTACGATGATCGGCCGCATTAATCAGGAAAAAGGATACCATGATTTGGTCGATGCGCTGCAAACGGTTAGGGATATTCCGTGGCAGGCTCTTTTTATCGGCCCTGACGAGGGTTTTTTGTCCATCTTAACTCAGCAAATTAATAGTTGCGAATTACAAGACCGAATCGGGATTTTGGGACCGCGGAGTGATATTGCCGACTTGCTGGCGGTGACGGATATTTACGTGCTCCCTTCTTACCGTGAGGGGTTGCCCCGCTCCCTGATCGAAGCCCAGGCCATGGCTTTGCCCTGCGTAGCTACTAATATCAGGGGATGCCGGGAGGTTGTTGAAGAAGGTGTGACAGGATTTCTGATAACGCCGGGAGACAGCGAAACTATGGGCGGGGTTTTGCGCAAGCTGCTGCTGGATCCCGGGCTTCGCCTGCGAATGGGTCAGGAGGGGCGGAAGCGGGTGCGCCGGTATTTCGATGAAGCTGAGGTGAGCCGGAAGGTTATGTCCGTTTATGAGGAAGTCTTGAAATATGAAAAAAATTCTTATTATCATAAGCAACTTTAACGGAGTGGGAGGAGCGGAGACAGCAACCTACCGTTTCTTAAATAAAGTAGATAGAAATATATTCAAAATTGATGTTTGTTTTTTTGGTTTTGAAGATGATTTTGTATTGTCGGTGAAAAGAATAGTTAACCAGGTTTTTTGTATTGATGCAAAAAAATGTGGTCTTATCTCAACGTATTTTAAGTTACTCAAATTAATAAAAGCTGAGAAATACGATATTTTGCATACGCATCTGGCCTTAGCGGACATTTATGGTCTTTTTTTAGGCTTCTTCACTCCTGTAAAACTGATCAGTACCGAGCACAATCTTTCGGACCGGAGAAAAGTAACAACGCTGGGACGTATTTATTACCGCCTGGCCAAATGGAGGACCAATCATTTTGTGGGGGTATCCAGTAAGATTATACACTGGTTAAAAACTATTGGAGTACCCGAAAAGAAGCTTGTTTTGATCCCAAATCCCATAGAACTTAATGAGATACGCAAAGGAGTCTTTTCAAAAAGAGATTTTTGCGAGTACTCCCACTGGCCTGATGATTCCATTATTGTAGGGACAGTAGCGAATTTTAGACCGGTAAAAGGTTTGAGCTACCTGATCGATAGTATAAAAATCTTAACAGAAGCAGGCTTTAATGTGAGACTGGTTATTATCGGTGATGGGCCGGAGCGGGGAAACCTTGAAAATCAGATCCGGGCGAACCAGCTAACCGGGCATGTGCGATTACTAGGGTTTAGAAAAGATATCAGGGATTTGCTGCCTTTGTTTGATTTGTATGTTTCACCGTCACTCATGGAGGGATTTGGCATATCTATTGTTGAGGCAATGTCTTGCGGGGTGCCGGTGGTGGCCACGGAAGTGGGTGGAGTAACTGATTTTTTGAAGCATATGAAAAACTCTTACCTCGTAAAGCCGGGGGATCCCCATGCTTTGGCTGAAGGTATCAGTTATCTGATTAATAATAAAACCGAAGCTGTCAAGTTTAGCGCATGTGCCTATAACGACGCACATCATTATGAGACAGACGACTTAGTGAAGTATCTGGAGAAATTGTATATGGGGGATGCTCATAATTTTCGCTGCGCAGGCGGCATTAATGACCTGTAGGCTTATCACGGGTAGATGATGATGGGGGTATGTTTTTTGGCTGGAACAGTAATGAATAGTGAACTAAGCAGGTTATTTTACCAAAGGAATGAAGAGCTTTTTCGAGAGGGTGAGTGGCACCGTGAGATAAAGAGTTTAGACCTGGATTTTAGAAATAAAACCGTCCTTGATCTCGCGGCCGGAACGGGCCACTGGGAAGAAGTTTTTCTGTCCCTGGGCGCTGGTAAAGTAATTTGGCAGGACCTTTCCGAATTTTTTTACGAGAAAGCGAAACGCAGGCTGCAGGGCTGTGATAATGTGGAATTTCTATTGGGAGACATGATGTCTATTCCTCTGGAAAACGAATCGGTTGATTTTGTTCTGTGCAGGGACTCCATTTTCCATTCCCCAAGTGAAAAAAGAACAGTAGCCGAGGTTTATCGCGTACTTAAGGAAAATGGATATTTTTACTTAACCTTCCGTAACTGGCGCAGGATCTTTAGGGAACCTTTAACCTGGAAGTCACCATTGAAGCTATTATCCCCATACATTTACAGAATTACCGAAAAAAAATTAATTCATACGGTCTTCACCTCGGAAGGCTTTATCTTGTCATGCCTAAAAAAATGTGGTTATAAGATTGAGAGAGTGAGCCGGGTAGATTCAGTTTCTTTAATCCTTGCGCGTAAATAGCGGGATAGACAAGGCCGGGTGATTTAAATAAAAAGAAGGATTCGATATATAGTTATATTTTTTAGCTTTCTTCTTATTGGGATAATTATATTTTTTGCCAACCCCCCGTGGGCGTTACTGGCAAAACTATTAGTCATTGATGACAAGCCCGAGAAAGTAGATGTACTGGTAGTCCTCGAGGGTGATTCGGAAAGGGATCTCTACGCGGTGCAGCTTTATAAGCTAGGCCTGGCGCCAAAAATAATCATATCTGGTTGTGGCGGTGAGCAGAAGGCAAAAGTAGTTGTCAACGCGGGTGTTAGGGAAAGGGATATTTTAGTCGATGGCAAATCCGAAAGCACTTATCAGAATGCCGTTTATTCCAAGGATATTGTAACCGCTCAAAATTTCAAGTCTGCCATTATCATTACTTCGCCGTACCACATGAGGAGAACCAAGCTGGTATTCGGAAGGATATTCAGAAATACCGGCGTGAAACTGCTTTACTGTTCGACCAAGGACTCAGGATTTAATGTGGATGGGCAGTGCAAAAGCGATATTGACAGGCAGATAGTCCGAAGCGAGTATATAAAACTGATTTATTACTGGTTCAGGTATTGGTAGAGCCAGTAGTCAGGAATCAGTAGTCAGGATGAGAGAACGGTTATCGCCTTGAGGTATTCTGAATTCTGACTACTTGAAAGGGTGGCATATAGTGGGAAGTTATTATGTGCTGGGTTTGCGTGATAAGGATCAGTGGCTGCGGGAGCTGGGTTATATAAAGGAGTTGAGTCCGGATCTTCATTACACGCCCGAATACTGCGGATTATTCAAGGAATCGGGGGAAGTCCGGCTTTTCGTCTACAAAGAAGGAGGCGACTCTGTTGTTTATCCTTTTCTGCTCAGGAAGGTGAATTTAATCCCGGGCCTGGAAGGCAAACTTGAGCAGGACCTGTACGATGTTACCAGCCCTTATGGTTATGGAGGGCCGTTGGCCTCTCCGTCAGCCGGTGAAGGTGTATGGGGCAACTTTCACCTGTGTTTCACGGATTATTGCGCCAGGAACCGTATCGTCAGCGAGTTTATCCGGTTCCACCCTTTATTGGGAAATCACCGCTTACTATTAAACAACTTGGAAGTCGAAAGGGTTTCCTCAGTAATCTGCGTAGATCTCAGAAGAACTAATGAAGAAATATGGACTGGGTATGAGCGCAATAACCGCAAAAACATAAATAAAGCTTACCGGGAAGGTCTTGAAGTGATCCTTGAAGATACGCCGTCGCACTTTTCCGATTTTATTTCGATTTACCACCATACGCTTTTTCGAAACCAGGCCAGTGAATTTTACTTCTTTAACAGCGATTTTTATGAATATATACATAAAGAATTAAAGAGTAACTTTTTGTATGCTCACACCTCGAAAAACGGCCAAATTATTTCCACTGAGCTGCTCTTGTTTAATAAAACTTATATTCATTCATTTCTAGGAGGGACTTTAGAACAATTTTATGAGTACCGGCCGAACAATATATTAAAACATGAAGTAATCAAGTGGGCAAAAGACAGGGGCATCAGCTATTTTTTACTTGGCGGGGGGTACCGTGAGGGTGACGGTATTTATTGCTATAAACATTCTTTCTCCCGCGATGGTGTGTTGGATTTCTACATCGGGAAAAAGGTGCATAACCATGGAGCGGTAAGCATGCTGGAAAATATGATGGCGACAAAAGTCCCACGGGAAAGCGACAGTTATTTCCCCGGTTACCGGAGGTACTAGAGATGAAAAGGGCATTTGACCTGATTGGCTCTTTACTGATCCTGGCGCTCATCAGCCCGCTGCTTTTGGCGGTAGCGCTGGCGATAAAAATAACTTCGCCGGGTCCGGTCATCTTTAAACAAAAGCGTCTGGGGCGACAAGGGAAAATATTTTATTTGTATAAATTCCGGAGCATGATTCCCAACGCCGAGAAAACCGGCTCCGGGATGTTTGTGGAGAAAGATGACCCACGCATAACCAAAATAGGTAAGTTCCTTAGAAAGACCAGCATTGATGAACTGGCGCAGCTTTTTAACGTGCTGCGCGGTGAAATGAGCCTGGTCGGCCCACGGCCCGCCCCCCTGCACCACCTCAGCAAGTATGACGAAAGGCAGCGGAAAAGGCTCGACGTTAAGCCCGGCATAACCGGCTGGGCACAGGTTAACGGCCGCTTAGCCATTTACTGGCCCGAGCGTATCGAATTGGATGTCTGGTATGTTGAGCATTATTCGTTCTGGCTGGACATAAAGATATTAGTCAGAACCGTCGCCGTGGTTTTGTTCCGCCACGGCGGAACCGCCAGGGCGGATCGTAAAGAGGTAGACCCGTTTATGAAAATGTAATTCATTAAGGAGTCAGAATTCAGGAGTCAGGAGTCAGAATATTAAAAGATGAAAAACTTTTATTATTTATTCTGAGTACTGAATCCTGACTACTGACTACTAATGCAATGGAGGATTACAGGTGAGGCTTAAAGGGCGTAAGGTTTTAGTGACGGGGGGAGCCGGTTTTTTAGGCTCCCACTTATGTGAAAAGCTGCTCGCGGAAGGAGCGGAGGTGCATGTGCTGGATGTGTTTACTTCCGGCAGGGCCGCTAATCTGGGCGCGTTATCAGGGCAAATCAACCTTGTTAACGGTGATATCGCCAGCGCGGATTCAGTCTTAAAGGCCGTGGGGAACACCGATACGATTGTTCACCTGGCTTTTCCCCTGGCCTTGCGCGAGCGGTCAATTGAAACTCCGGTTATAACAGGTATTTTGACCGGCCTTCTAAATTTGATCAAGGCAGCCCTTGCCCGTGACGCTTTGCTGATTTATACTTCGTCGATTGCTGTTTACGGGAATGGAAGATATGTTCCTATTGATGAAAACCACCCTTTGGAGCCTGTCCTGATACACGGCGCCGTAAAATTGGCCGGCGAAAACTTCTGCCGCACACTTGCCGGAAGCAATGGACTGCGAACGGTCATCCTCCGGGTGGCGGATATTTATGGCCCACGTAACACCAGGATCAGTGTGCCGATAAAATTCTTGCTCCAGGCTATGGCAAACGAGCCAATAACGGTATATGGGGATGGTTCCGACAGCCGCTCTTATACATTCGTTGCCGACTTTACCGAAGCGGTTGTCTTAAGCATGATCCGGCCTGAAGCAACCGGTGATGTTTTTAATGTTGGAAGTGATGAGTGTGTGTCCATGTGTGAACTAGCTTCTAACATTAGGGGAATTGTGGGAAGCGCCAGCCCGGTCCTCTTTCAGGACAGTCCGGCCGCCGGACGCAGGCTGTTTATTGACAACCGGAAATCAAAAGAGGTACTTGGCTTTAAACCGGCGTTTAGAATTGCCGAAGGGCTCGCTATAACTCACCGCTGGCTTAAAGATAACCCGGAATATTATCATTTGTAAAATAGTGCCACAAGTATGGTGGCGATGTGCAAAAGCTGATCAGTAATATTGACCGGATGCAATTTGGATAGTGATGAGGCAAAAAGGCGAATCTTGAGAAAATCGATTGTAAAATGTGTAGCAAATAGAAAAAAGAGTTTCCATATTGAAAAAAAACCAGTTAAAATCAAGGCGAGGCTGATTACGAGCGCCCAAGACAAGGCGTGGGCGGCAAGCGCCATGATTTTTTTCCTTTTATAGGCAGCTAAACGGGTTAGCTGGAGAAAAAAATCAGCGAAGACATGTCCTGCCATTAGCAGGATTAAAATTGAAAACATAATTACCCTCCCGGCGCCGTATAATTAACTATATTCAAAAAAAGTTTTTTGGATTCTGGAAAGTGCAAGCTGTTTTTAAACAGACCATGTAACACTTTCTATTATCGGGGAGCGGGATTAAAAAGGTTGCCAGGGGATGTTGATGAAGTCACAGCAGCTGCATCATAAATGATCTTTAACGAACCGTGGAGAGGTAATTCTATCCGCGGTTATTTTTCATAAAAACTACTTTGCATCGATAATGTTTTTATTTTTTTTGGGAAAAATCTTATGGGGGAGATTAGGCTGTGGATAATGAAGAGATATTAAACACTTGTAGTGATTTATTAGATAAATTAACAGTAGTTAAAGGATACCTTCAATTAAGTACTGAGCGTAAGAAGGTTGATTATTCTTTATTATTGTTGCAAGAAATCAATGAGATACAAATACTGGTATATAAAATGATTGATACATTAAAGAAATAGAAGGCAATTCTTCTCCGGTTCTAAATAGTTGGAATTTTGGAACTATTTTTAGTTAGAGGATTTCAGGAAGTAATAACGAATATTAAATTAAATAATAATTGTTAAATTATACCATTGGGGAGGACATTATGTCTCAATCTTCACAATATCTGCTTATTGTTGATGATAACGTCGGGGTGTGCCGTCTTTTGTTTGAGTTGTTCAGCGATGAGGGGTATATTGTTGAGACGGCGCTAAGCGGCGCGGAAGCGCTCCGGATAGTTTGCGGCAGAACACCTTCGCTGATCCTTCTCGATGTTAAAATGCCAGGTATGAGCGGTCTGGAGACATTGGATAAAATTAAAGAAATCGTACCGGATATACCGGTAGTGATGATGACCGCGTACACTGAGCTGGACACGATAATGGCGGCCCAAAAGGATGGTTTGATCCAACATTATTTAGGCAAGCCTTTCGACTTGGATGATATTCGCCGTTTAGTCAAGAAAATTCTGCTCGACAGAGAGTGCGAGCAAAAGGTAACCGGTTAATGTCTTTGCAGAATACTGGTTTAATGCTCATGCGCTGGCTGTCAATAGTATCCGGCAGGAGTTATTACCACCAAGAACAGCCGCTTGGCAAATTCTATCAGCCTGGTGGTGTTCTTGGTTATTTTAATGACTTGACAGCTAAGATAAAATGGAGGGGGCCGGTTTCAAAGGGTGGTTTTCCTTTGAACAGAACGGCTAATGGAAGCCTTGTTATTATTCCCACGACCATAGCGCAAAAAGCTTTGGGACATTATGACAGTTGGTTGCTTGGCGGGGACCGCCGAAACCTGGATGACTTTATGATGCTTGCCGGTTGGCTGCGTGAGCACCAGGATGCGGAAGGCGGGTGGCCGATATGGCCACTACTGGGTATGTCCGGTATTTCCCATTACTCAGCAATGGTTCAAGGTGAGGCTGTTTCGGTGGCAGTGCGGGCGTATCTGCATGATCCGGAACATGCGTGGATAAGAGTGGCGGAAAACGCTGCCAGGCTAATGTTAAAACCAGTTATGGAGGGCGGGACCGCCCGGTACACGCCGGAAGGTCTTGTACTTGAGGAATATCCCTCAAAGAACCCGAACACCATCCTCAATGGGTGGTGTTTTGCTCTTTATGGCTTGTACGATTTAAAGCTTACAAAAACATGTTTGTCTTTTGATATCGAAAAGGCGCTTAACGACACACTCCGAGCCCTGAGCATTTACTTGCCACGTTATGACGCCGGTTACTGGTCTTACTATGACACCTTGAGCAGCCTTTCCAGCCCGTTTTATCACAAATTGCACATCGCGCAGCTGCTGGCGATAGAAAAAACATTCCCCGAGTTTGAGGCGGCAGCCCGTTTCTACCGTGTTAAATTTGAGCGCCAGTGGTCATGGAGCATAAACAGGTTTAGAGCAGTAGTAAAAAAAGGAATGCAGAAGATTTGTCACCCGCCTGAATGTATAATTCGATGAAATATAAACAAACAGAGAAGCGCTTGCCGGATCCTTTTTAGCATAGATCCGGTTATTTTATTTCTCGATATTTGTGGCTAAGTGGCCTTTGGGCCACTAATGACTGTGGAACGATTTAATAAAGAAATTCATAGGATAAAGCATAGACGATTAAAGACATACAGGGGAGAGATTCTTTGAAGATCGCCACAGTAGTTGGTACCCGCCCCCAGTTTATCAAAGCGATGATGGTTTCCAAAGCCGTCAGGAAAAATCATGATGAGATATTGATTCACACCGGTCAGCATTGCGATGCGAATATGTCGCAGGTGTTCTTCTCCGGACGGGGCTGTCCCGCGCCGGATTATTATATTGACGCCGGACTGGCCGCGCCGGGGCGGCAACTGGCTAAGATGTTCGACGGGCTGAAGGCCGTGTTTGAATGGGAGAAGCCTGACGTCGTTGTTGTTTACGGTGACTCCCGCTCCACCCTGGCCGGGGCGCTGGCGGCTTCAAAAACAGGCATACCCTTGGCGCATGTTGAAGCCGGCTTGCGCTGCGGCAAGCGGGCCATGCCGGAGGAATTTATCAGGGAATTAACCGATTATCTGTCTGCCATATTGTTTTGCCCTTCTGAAATAGCGGTGCGCAACCTTAATAAGGAAGGGATTATCAATGGCAACGGCGCGGCTTCCGGCAAGGAAACTGATACGGTTCGGTTTAGGGGTTCAATTATCGTTAATGTCGGGGATGTCATGTATGACGCTTTGCAGGAGTGCCTGAACAATGGTAATTGCTCACCGCCATCGGCGGCAGGCCGGCTTCCGGAACCCGGAGAGTACCTTCTAGCCACTGTGCACCGGGCGGAAAACGCTGATAAAAAGGAGCGGCTGTCAGTTATTCTGGAAAGCCTCGTTACGCTGGGAGAAAAGGTTGTATTTCCGGTGCACCCCCGCACTATGAAGAGAATCAGCGAGTTTAACCTGGGTGGTTATCTGGCCCATCCTAATA
Above is a window of Pelotomaculum isophthalicicum JI DNA encoding:
- a CDS encoding SDR family oxidoreductase, whose protein sequence is MSTFLVTGGGGFIGSNLTIALVEQGHKVKVLDNFSTGSLDNLTPVLNEIAVHKGDLRNLNDVRQAVKGVDAVFHQGALPSVPRSVADPLTTSEVNINGTLNIFQASRDAGVRRVVYASSSSVYGVNDILPKVESMTPCPMSPYAATKLAGEVFGRIFYELYGLETVGLRYFNVFGPRQNPKSEYAAVIPRFIKALLDKTPPVVYGDGEQSRDFTFVDDVVQANLLSWRAAGVAGKVVNIAGGNRITLNGLLNVLKGITGSQMEAIYSEARPGDVKHSMASIEKASGLLGFSPKTSLEKGLRSTVEWLKNIVRPG
- a CDS encoding glycosyltransferase family 4 protein, whose translation is MVKKHSAPRVIHVTTIGITSYRALLAQCRYFRQKGVEVGFVFSPSPEGEMLRQLGFPVEEIYIDRKINIWSDSRSIYKLLRYFRTVRPDIVHTHTSKAGVVGRVAARLAGVPNIIHTVHGFPFHPGMPKLKRWVYEQIERRMAGITDFMLSQSEEDVVNASNMGIKPRKGDLLHIGNGVDLAEFDPDEYSSGRRFRVRERLAIGEKEPVITMIGRINQEKGYHDLVDALQTVRDIPWQALFIGPDEGFLSILTQQINSCELQDRIGILGPRSDIADLLAVTDIYVLPSYREGLPRSLIEAQAMALPCVATNIRGCREVVEEGVTGFLITPGDSETMGGVLRKLLLDPGLRLRMGQEGRKRVRRYFDEAEVSRKVMSVYEEVLKYEKNSYYHKQL
- a CDS encoding glycosyltransferase, whose amino-acid sequence is MKKILIIISNFNGVGGAETATYRFLNKVDRNIFKIDVCFFGFEDDFVLSVKRIVNQVFCIDAKKCGLISTYFKLLKLIKAEKYDILHTHLALADIYGLFLGFFTPVKLISTEHNLSDRRKVTTLGRIYYRLAKWRTNHFVGVSSKIIHWLKTIGVPEKKLVLIPNPIELNEIRKGVFSKRDFCEYSHWPDDSIIVGTVANFRPVKGLSYLIDSIKILTEAGFNVRLVIIGDGPERGNLENQIRANQLTGHVRLLGFRKDIRDLLPLFDLYVSPSLMEGFGISIVEAMSCGVPVVATEVGGVTDFLKHMKNSYLVKPGDPHALAEGISYLINNKTEAVKFSACAYNDAHHYETDDLVKYLEKLYMGDAHNFRCAGGINDL
- a CDS encoding class I SAM-dependent methyltransferase, giving the protein MAGTVMNSELSRLFYQRNEELFREGEWHREIKSLDLDFRNKTVLDLAAGTGHWEEVFLSLGAGKVIWQDLSEFFYEKAKRRLQGCDNVEFLLGDMMSIPLENESVDFVLCRDSIFHSPSEKRTVAEVYRVLKENGYFYLTFRNWRRIFREPLTWKSPLKLLSPYIYRITEKKLIHTVFTSEGFILSCLKKCGYKIERVSRVDSVSLILARK
- a CDS encoding YdcF family protein, with the protein product MVVLEGDSERDLYAVQLYKLGLAPKIIISGCGGEQKAKVVVNAGVRERDILVDGKSESTYQNAVYSKDIVTAQNFKSAIIITSPYHMRRTKLVFGRIFRNTGVKLLYCSTKDSGFNVDGQCKSDIDRQIVRSEYIKLIYYWFRYW
- a CDS encoding GNAT family N-acetyltransferase is translated as MGSYYVLGLRDKDQWLRELGYIKELSPDLHYTPEYCGLFKESGEVRLFVYKEGGDSVVYPFLLRKVNLIPGLEGKLEQDLYDVTSPYGYGGPLASPSAGEGVWGNFHLCFTDYCARNRIVSEFIRFHPLLGNHRLLLNNLEVERVSSVICVDLRRTNEEIWTGYERNNRKNINKAYREGLEVILEDTPSHFSDFISIYHHTLFRNQASEFYFFNSDFYEYIHKELKSNFLYAHTSKNGQIISTELLLFNKTYIHSFLGGTLEQFYEYRPNNILKHEVIKWAKDRGISYFLLGGGYREGDGIYCYKHSFSRDGVLDFYIGKKVHNHGAVSMLENMMATKVPRESDSYFPGYRRY
- a CDS encoding sugar transferase is translated as MKRAFDLIGSLLILALISPLLLAVALAIKITSPGPVIFKQKRLGRQGKIFYLYKFRSMIPNAEKTGSGMFVEKDDPRITKIGKFLRKTSIDELAQLFNVLRGEMSLVGPRPAPLHHLSKYDERQRKRLDVKPGITGWAQVNGRLAIYWPERIELDVWYVEHYSFWLDIKILVRTVAVVLFRHGGTARADRKEVDPFMKM
- a CDS encoding NAD-dependent epimerase/dehydratase family protein, encoding MRLKGRKVLVTGGAGFLGSHLCEKLLAEGAEVHVLDVFTSGRAANLGALSGQINLVNGDIASADSVLKAVGNTDTIVHLAFPLALRERSIETPVITGILTGLLNLIKAALARDALLIYTSSIAVYGNGRYVPIDENHPLEPVLIHGAVKLAGENFCRTLAGSNGLRTVILRVADIYGPRNTRISVPIKFLLQAMANEPITVYGDGSDSRSYTFVADFTEAVVLSMIRPEATGDVFNVGSDECVSMCELASNIRGIVGSASPVLFQDSPAAGRRLFIDNRKSKEVLGFKPAFRIAEGLAITHRWLKDNPEYYHL
- a CDS encoding DUF3307 domain-containing protein, which produces MFSILILLMAGHVFADFFLQLTRLAAYKRKKIMALAAHALSWALVISLALILTGFFSIWKLFFLFATHFTIDFLKIRLFASSLSKLHPVNITDQLLHIATILVALFYK
- a CDS encoding histidine kinase encodes the protein MDNEEILNTCSDLLDKLTVVKGYLQLSTERKKVDYSLLLLQEINEIQILVYKMIDTLKK
- a CDS encoding response regulator; translated protein: MSQSSQYLLIVDDNVGVCRLLFELFSDEGYIVETALSGAEALRIVCGRTPSLILLDVKMPGMSGLETLDKIKEIVPDIPVVMMTAYTELDTIMAAQKDGLIQHYLGKPFDLDDIRRLVKKILLDRECEQKVTG
- a CDS encoding D-glucuronyl C5-epimerase family protein gives rise to the protein MSLQNTGLMLMRWLSIVSGRSYYHQEQPLGKFYQPGGVLGYFNDLTAKIKWRGPVSKGGFPLNRTANGSLVIIPTTIAQKALGHYDSWLLGGDRRNLDDFMMLAGWLREHQDAEGGWPIWPLLGMSGISHYSAMVQGEAVSVAVRAYLHDPEHAWIRVAENAARLMLKPVMEGGTARYTPEGLVLEEYPSKNPNTILNGWCFALYGLYDLKLTKTCLSFDIEKALNDTLRALSIYLPRYDAGYWSYYDTLSSLSSPFYHKLHIAQLLAIEKTFPEFEAAARFYRVKFERQWSWSINRFRAVVKKGMQKICHPPECIIR
- the wecB gene encoding non-hydrolyzing UDP-N-acetylglucosamine 2-epimerase; this translates as MKIATVVGTRPQFIKAMMVSKAVRKNHDEILIHTGQHCDANMSQVFFSGRGCPAPDYYIDAGLAAPGRQLAKMFDGLKAVFEWEKPDVVVVYGDSRSTLAGALAASKTGIPLAHVEAGLRCGKRAMPEEFIRELTDYLSAILFCPSEIAVRNLNKEGIINGNGAASGKETDTVRFRGSIIVNVGDVMYDALQECLNNGNCSPPSAAGRLPEPGEYLLATVHRAENADKKERLSVILESLVTLGEKVVFPVHPRTMKRISEFNLGGYLAHPNMVVIDPAGYDEMIWLCKNARKIITDSGGVQKEAFYLRVPCITLREETEWTETVERGCNVLVGCDRRLILEAVGASARGDWSGSPYGQGNASWLISRLLEEYFCPR